A DNA window from Thermodesulfobacteriota bacterium contains the following coding sequences:
- a CDS encoding DMT family transporter, whose protein sequence is MRPRHVPAHPALLLVLATLFWSGNFVLGRAVSARIPPIGMAFWRWALALAVLLPFSWPHLKERFPEILRSWRTVLPLGILGIGSFNTLVYIGLHETTATNAILLNSACPAFILAISFVLRSQMATSRQCVGIAVSLLGVATIVSRGSLDTLLSLSFNRGDLWVLTAVFCWAFYTILLKRRPEGLHPLALLTVLMGVGVACLAPLYAWEISRGLRIAFDAPTAGSLLYLALLASLAAYVFWNQAVEELGANRAGAFLHLMPAFGSLLAVLLLGETFRHFHMAGIALILAGVTLAGR, encoded by the coding sequence TTGCGACCGCGACACGTCCCGGCCCACCCCGCCCTTCTCCTCGTCCTGGCCACCCTCTTCTGGTCCGGGAACTTCGTACTCGGCCGGGCGGTCAGCGCGCGCATCCCGCCGATCGGCATGGCCTTCTGGCGCTGGGCGCTGGCGCTGGCGGTGCTGCTCCCCTTCTCCTGGCCGCATCTAAAAGAGAGGTTCCCGGAGATCCTCCGGTCGTGGAGGACGGTGCTGCCGCTCGGCATCTTGGGGATCGGCTCGTTCAACACGCTGGTCTACATCGGCCTCCACGAGACGACCGCCACGAACGCGATCCTGCTGAACTCGGCGTGTCCCGCCTTCATCCTTGCGATCTCCTTCGTCCTCCGCAGCCAGATGGCGACCTCCCGGCAGTGCGTCGGGATCGCCGTCTCCCTGCTCGGCGTGGCGACGATCGTCTCCCGCGGCTCCCTCGACACGCTTCTCTCGCTGTCGTTCAACCGGGGCGACCTCTGGGTGCTGACGGCGGTCTTCTGCTGGGCGTTCTACACGATATTGCTGAAGCGGCGGCCGGAGGGGCTCCACCCGCTGGCGCTGCTGACCGTCCTTATGGGGGTCGGCGTGGCGTGCCTGGCCCCCCTGTACGCATGGGAGATCTCCAGGGGATTGCGGATCGCGTTCGACGCCCCCACGGCCGGGAGCCTGCTCTACCTCGCGCTCCTGGCGTCGCTGGCGGCCTACGTCTTCTGGAACCAGGCGGTGGAGGAGCTGGGGGCGAACCGCGCCGGGGCGTTCCTCCACCTGATGCCGGCGTTCGGCTCGCTGCTGGCGGTGCTCCTCCTCGGCGAGACGTTCCGCCATTTCCACATGGCGGGCATCGCGCTGATCCTCGCGGGGGTCACGCTGGCGGGCCGGTGA
- a CDS encoding ATP-binding protein has translation MARILPPEEIHAPCDPSRFRFKTTKDLPPLARFVGQERALGAIDFGLNMRSLGFNIYALGENGTGKTSAVRQFIAEKAKAEPVPRDWVYVYNFRDTAEPVAISLAPGRGIDFQQDMAELVGYLRVTIPKVFDSKEYDQQKSRIVEEFQNMQKELFGAFEEQAEGWGFKVHRAVNGYNIVAVNAQGEPIKEEEYETFDEQRKNDMRVHGKQIQERLEDVVRVMKEEDKKTKRALADLERTAALSVLGRGIEDMRRKHEDNEKVKLYLDEVREDVLTNLDDFKGGGEPQPPPQMPFLKIPKPEPDFQRYSVNVIVNNLGAEGAPVVFESNPTYFNLFGRVEHKLQMGAAVTDFTMIRGGALHKANGGFLVLQAIDLLRNMFSYDALKRAVRQEEVRIEDVAEQYRLVSTAVLKPEPIPLKVKIVLIGNPELYYMLYNLDEDYRELFKVKADFDHRIERTDDTMDHYARFVATKTQEEGLLPFDPDGVAKVVDFGVRLAEDQEKLSTKFSDISNLLREAHYWASKEKADAVSGSHVKKALRAKIHRNSLVEDRMRDLTAEGSFIVETGGELAGQVNGLAVYDAGDHSFGKASRITATVYVGRGGVLNIERQTKMSGKIHEKAVLILSNWLGRMFAARAPISLTASLTFEQLYGMIEGDSATCAELYALLSAISGAPIRQGIAITGSMDQNGTVQPIGGVNQKIEGFFDLCALRGLDGSHGVIIPSRNRRNLMLKEEVVEAVRSGKFRIHEIDRIEEGIPILTGLPAGEAGADGAYPEGTFYRKVADRLDALRKAAKGAEGEKEKESGEDDGGGCGSCGVTGPPA, from the coding sequence ATGGCCAGAATCCTGCCCCCCGAAGAGATCCACGCCCCCTGCGACCCGTCCCGTTTCCGCTTCAAGACGACGAAGGACCTTCCCCCGCTGGCGCGTTTCGTCGGCCAGGAGCGCGCCCTCGGCGCGATCGACTTCGGGCTGAACATGCGCAGCCTCGGCTTCAACATCTATGCCCTGGGGGAGAACGGCACGGGAAAGACCTCCGCCGTGCGCCAGTTCATCGCGGAGAAGGCGAAGGCGGAGCCCGTCCCCCGGGACTGGGTATACGTCTACAACTTCCGCGATACCGCGGAGCCGGTCGCCATTTCCCTCGCTCCGGGGCGCGGCATCGATTTCCAGCAGGACATGGCGGAGCTGGTGGGGTACCTGCGGGTGACGATCCCGAAGGTCTTCGACTCGAAGGAATACGATCAGCAGAAGAGCCGGATCGTCGAGGAGTTCCAGAACATGCAGAAGGAGCTCTTCGGCGCGTTCGAGGAGCAGGCCGAGGGGTGGGGATTCAAGGTGCACCGCGCGGTCAACGGCTACAACATCGTCGCGGTGAACGCGCAGGGGGAACCGATCAAGGAGGAGGAGTACGAGACCTTCGACGAGCAGAGAAAGAACGACATGCGGGTGCACGGGAAGCAGATCCAGGAGCGCCTGGAGGACGTCGTCCGCGTAATGAAGGAGGAGGACAAGAAGACCAAGAGGGCTCTGGCCGACCTCGAGCGGACCGCGGCGCTTTCCGTGCTGGGGCGCGGCATAGAGGACATGCGGCGGAAGCACGAAGACAACGAGAAGGTGAAGCTGTACCTCGACGAGGTGCGGGAGGACGTCCTGACGAATCTCGACGATTTCAAGGGGGGCGGCGAGCCGCAGCCGCCTCCGCAGATGCCGTTCCTCAAGATCCCGAAGCCGGAACCAGATTTCCAGCGCTACTCGGTGAACGTGATCGTGAACAACCTGGGAGCGGAAGGGGCCCCCGTCGTGTTCGAGAGCAACCCGACCTACTTCAACCTCTTCGGACGGGTGGAGCACAAGCTGCAGATGGGGGCGGCCGTCACCGATTTCACCATGATCCGCGGAGGGGCGCTCCACAAGGCGAACGGCGGCTTCCTGGTCCTCCAGGCGATCGACCTGCTCCGGAACATGTTCTCCTACGACGCCCTGAAGCGGGCCGTGCGGCAGGAGGAGGTCCGCATCGAGGACGTGGCGGAGCAGTACCGCCTCGTGTCCACAGCGGTGCTGAAGCCGGAGCCGATTCCTTTGAAGGTGAAGATCGTCCTGATCGGCAACCCGGAGCTTTACTACATGCTGTACAACCTCGACGAGGATTACCGCGAACTTTTCAAGGTGAAGGCGGACTTCGACCACCGGATCGAGCGGACGGACGACACCATGGATCATTACGCCCGGTTCGTGGCGACCAAGACGCAGGAGGAGGGGCTGCTCCCGTTCGACCCGGACGGCGTGGCGAAGGTGGTCGATTTCGGCGTCCGGCTGGCGGAGGACCAGGAGAAGCTTTCCACGAAATTCAGCGACATCTCCAACCTGCTGCGGGAGGCGCACTACTGGGCGTCGAAGGAGAAGGCCGACGCGGTCTCCGGATCCCACGTGAAGAAGGCGCTCCGGGCGAAGATCCACCGGAACAGCCTGGTCGAGGACCGGATGCGGGACCTGACCGCCGAGGGGTCCTTCATCGTCGAGACCGGCGGAGAGCTCGCGGGACAGGTGAACGGGCTTGCCGTCTACGACGCGGGCGACCACAGCTTCGGGAAGGCGTCCCGAATCACCGCGACGGTGTACGTCGGCAGGGGCGGGGTCCTGAACATCGAGCGCCAGACGAAGATGTCGGGGAAGATCCACGAAAAGGCGGTCCTCATCCTTTCGAACTGGCTCGGACGGATGTTCGCTGCGCGGGCGCCGATCAGCCTCACCGCGTCGCTGACGTTCGAGCAGCTCTACGGGATGATCGAGGGCGACTCCGCGACCTGCGCGGAGCTCTACGCGCTGCTGTCGGCCATCTCCGGAGCGCCGATACGGCAGGGGATCGCGATCACCGGGTCGATGGACCAGAACGGCACCGTGCAGCCCATCGGAGGGGTCAACCAGAAGATCGAGGGGTTCTTCGACCTGTGCGCGCTGCGCGGGCTCGACGGCTCCCACGGCGTCATCATCCCGAGCCGGAACCGGCGGAATCTGATGCTGAAGGAAGAGGTCGTGGAGGCGGTCCGCTCCGGGAAGTTCCGCATCCACGAGATCGACCGGATCGAGGAGGGGATCCCGATCCTGACGGGGCTTCCGGCGGGGGAGGCGGGTGCGGACGGAGCGTATCCCGAGGGCACCTTCTACCGGAAGGTCGCCGACCGGCTGGACGCGCTGCGCAAGGCGGCGAAGGGTGCGGAGGGGGAGAAGGAGAAGGAGAGCGGGGAGGACGACGGGGGCGGGTGCGGGTCCTGCGGGGTCACCGGCCCGCCAGCGTGA